A genomic region of Amphiura filiformis chromosome 6, Afil_fr2py, whole genome shotgun sequence contains the following coding sequences:
- the LOC140154565 gene encoding uncharacterized oxidoreductase YrbE-like, translated as MDRKLGIAMIGLGRLARFAHFRNILCHPKLDLKYVIDIDTTMASNFIKQYRDDIKVLPPSDLQTVLEDKSVDATFICTQADSHEEYIKASLNAGKGVFCEKPLTTDEASTQSCYEEAEKNGRILFCGFCRRFDPSISSIHRRFKEGEIGQVKDIRIIARDKVPQPIEYLKTSGMY; from the exons ATGGATCGGAAACTTGGAATTGCCATGATTGGTCTCGGACGACTAGCAAGATTTGCACATTTTCGCAATATTTTGTGCCATCCTAAACTTGATTTGAAGTATGTCATTGACATTGACACGACAATGGCTTCTAATTTCATAAAACAGTATCGAGATGACATTAAGGTTTTGCCACCGTCTGATCTGCAGACTGTTCTTGAAGATAAAAG TGTTGACGCTACCTTTATATGCACACAGGCAGATTCTCACGAGGAATACATCAAAGCCAGTCTGAACGCAG gtaaaggggtcttttgTGAAAAACCATTGACGACCGATGAAGCCTCCACCCAGTCGTGTTATGAAGAAGCAGAGAAAAACGGACGTATATTGTTTTGTGGTTTCTGTAG ACGTTTCGACCCTTCAATTAGCAGTATTCATCGGCGTTTCAAAGAAGGAGAAATAGGACAGGTTAAAGATATTCGAATAATAGCACGAGACAAAGTCCCTCAACCAATAGAATATTTAAAAACGTCGGGTATGTATTAA